One Salvia miltiorrhiza cultivar Shanhuang (shh) unplaced genomic scaffold, IMPLAD_Smil_shh original_scaffold_386, whole genome shotgun sequence genomic window carries:
- the LOC131004346 gene encoding uncharacterized protein LOC131004346 isoform X16: MDYNDNDYEGQNLHLAGEESSKISVLRPFALPKFDFDDSLHGHLRFDSLVENEVFLGIPSQEDNHWIEDFSRGGNGIEFSSSAAESCALRRHINVWSEATSSESVEMLLKAVGQEEMVPGEKMIEESDPGETRLIENNSRDAHKVDDVDDGIPSLPPAEVVGFSSSSNQSSGVEINHTECTLQVQETKLSSYAVGIDNKDSSLIVAMGNSSIGVQRDDNKQGETCVLVDESLSHQMQEDLPIHGKEIDNTKSSSKNFDVNARESVDQDKTSSAKFSSSCTVKSTYSPVEEQDKGCNETHAKLSGISLEINDIDKPRSHETTSSMQSQKHEHGVDTSIATMVEVSNVHSVEESVSKDDGCNKVAFVVEPAASQHSAVSGPEIKQLSESDVMLHERSSIVHQEEGIEVLGIGGNDAVTPAFNGSNEMKQGTAIQSPESHKTLVGKEDVSAESKSSPEAPCATSGSTVLHEVLGNPSEKDKDHKTDDAAGDSGLSIGSIVSRECSEKSVADGMEDSRNIPEPQKEKIDDGGGVHPPLLGESIWTCKKDIVSMQVEAHETGGNVSAHEEESEKLPLDSHKMVLDDVEKEVGSSCPAGPVEVQKTTGSKLDSSVGNYPASPVEGNQIVDSREHNPPSSDMEHKDQSREIESEAIKKPSSSASKESLDKDELSPATEIDTDVIAASVAGEIKTSNQSVSLLETSSDNIPGEASKELTKMMDHPANTLVAQNDGIDAAPSKEQIVTETERNITENSSKLSVTSSTVEIDKSNKDAVPSASCSDLSQIEVNKHASPNSINIESFGKTLKRSETSGVNEPCKEDETFTFDTRPLGGQSTEDAGKSLQSFQGLQACKMLTGEGLPAASVCSQTDPIVVKETSHVGSSTPGVCPPSGGVGATSERKSRRGGSRSGKGSLKKGNLVKETSPLKQTEKGDKSSLFSSPLSAGPLMTFETGVKPRGPVAIPTSSLPDLNTSAPSSSFFQQPFTDLQQVQLRAQIFVYGSLIQGAAPDEACMVSAFGMSEDGGRNAWERSWRACVERLHAQKSQGNNTGTPVPSRSDVGAKAPDQNNRQGFPQSDVLSSTAGRPSIKAIPSPVNPAIPLSSPLWNISTPSGEALPPGSMARSAGVDYQAVSPLNPYQTPPIRSYIPHSTWPAQAPPGPFPVPWLASSQSSPFEISTSYPTFPITEPVKLTAVKESPFPITSGIKHAPPIPTTNTGATAVVAGASSLDLKKVKASSGQTGETKTRKRKKSSGSEDVVQVSSATAPLSDAVSAHAVPSQVSNKVPAAEDLSRITFIAQNQVGLVPRPVVGSCYSTSVAVSTPSSFAPKGPPSNQAFPVVTPSISSGQFSKGDLNMDKRAFNAEGFSKVEEAKLQAQEAAAHAATAISHCDGVWSQLELQKSSGLSTDAESKLVSAAAAIAAAASVAKAAAAAAKIAADAAVQAKQMADEVLTKSGTSATTEFDSSFVYNSMNLVNASPTSILKGGERNNAPSLVISAAREAARKRIEAASAATRHAENLEAILKAAELAAEAVAHAGKVVAMGDPFSLTALAEAGPSNYWKVPHVAGIPNSKSNDMSKDKSISSNAEEVPGVYNQHEGPDKDVRVTSHNMSPTQRGSSKDDSNRVTVDENIIPTVKHGEKSSKPHDDRTLSDSAKTTSIVPDPDIESRSNVSSTSMREGSLVEVLNNRGDSKKAWFSASVLSLKDGEALVCYDGLQSDEGSEPLKEWISIQAKDSDAPRIRVPHPMTGVQLEGTRKRRRAAVKDYTWSVGDQVDVWVQDCWREGIIAEKNKRDPTSLSVQFPAQEETLAVKVWHLRPSLVWSEGEWTEWCRTGQDDTQKGDTPAEKRPKLGSTTIEAKGKAKLAKNIDFTEVRGNEEPKLPLSANEKVFSIGSTKEENKLNMARTMRSGLEKEGSRVVFGVPKPGKKRKFMEVSKHYVSDRISKTNVPNDSVKLSKFLIPQGSGSRGFKSTSKDKQVADSKTRPLKSGKPPSIPSRTLERRDDSASTRSNARTASSDHIAKESTSNDENESSEQNIAEVEEAAQGAMVFTSQAPSQEIRKKAVRSTKSERLNQGKLAPASRKSAKEEATEKLISEVSEPRRSNRRIQPTSRLLEGLQSSLIISKIPSSSHDKGHRSHTKATVRGKNYRRPSRFD; the protein is encoded by the exons ATGGACTATAATGACAATGACTATGAAGGCCAGAATCTTCACTTAGCTGGTGAAGAGAGCTCTAAAATTTCTGTTTTGAGACCCTTTGCTCTACCCAAGTTTGATTTTGATGACAGTCTCCACGGGCATTTGAGATTTGACAGTTTAGTTGAAAACGAAGTTTTTCTTGGTATTCCAAGTCAGGAAGACAACCATTGGATTGAAGATTTCTCTCGGGGAGGTAATGGAATAGAGTTCAGCTCCAGTGCAGCAGAATCTTGTGCTTTGCGGAGACATATCAATGTCTGGTCTGAGGCAACATCATCTGAATCTGTTGAAATGTTATTGAAGGCAGTTGGACAGGAAGAAATGGTCCCTGGTGAAAAGATGATTGAGGAATCAGATCCAGGTGAGACAAGACTAATAGAGAATAATTCGAGGGATGCTCATAAAGTTGATGATGTTGACGATGGGATTCCTTCATTACCCCCAGCTGAAGTTGTTGGATTTTCTTCTAGTTCAAATCAATCATCAGGAGTTGAAATCAATCACACTGAATGTACTTTACAGGTTCAGGAGACAAAACTTTCCTCTTATGCAGTAGGTATTGATAACAAAGATAGTAGTTTAATTGTGGCCATGGGAAACTCGAGCATTGGAGTGCAGAGGGATGACAATAAGCAAGGGGAAACTTGTGTTTTGGTGGATGAGTCTCTGTCCCATCAAATGCAAGAAGACCTACCAATTCATGGAAAAGAGATTGACAATACTAAGAGCTCTTCTAAGAATTTTGATGTTAATGCTAGGGAGTCAGTTGACCAGGACAAAACTAGCAGTGCCAAATTTAGTTCAAGTTGTACAGTGAAAAGTACTTACAGTCCTGTTGAGGAGCAGGACAAAGGATGTAATGAAACTCATGCAAAATTGAGTGGGATTTCTCTTGAAATCAATGATATCGATAAGCCTCGTTCTCATGAAACTACTTCAAGTATGCAGTCCCAGAAACACGAGCATGGAGTTGATACTAGCATTGCTACTATGGTGGAAGTATCTAATGTGCATTCGGTAGAAGAGTCGGTATCCAAAGATGATGGGTGTAATAAGGTTGCATTTGTTGTTGAACCTGCAGCAAGTCAACATAGTGCTGTCTCAGGCCCAGAGATTAAGCAGCTGTCTGAAAGTGATGTCATGTTACATGAGAGGTCTTCTATTGTGCATCAGGAAGAAGGTATTGAGGTGCTTGGTATAGGAGGCAATGATGCTGTCACCCCTGCATTCAATGGCAGTAATGAAATGAAGCAGGGTACTGCTATCCAATCACCAGAAAGCCACAAAACTCTTGTTGGAAAGGAAGATGTATCTGCTGAAAGTAAGAGTTCTCCTGAGGCTCCATGTGCTACATCTGGGTCCACTGTGTTACATGAGGTACTAGGCAATCCTTCTGAGAAGGACAAGGACCATAAAACTGATGACGCAGCAGGCGATTCTGGTCTATCAATAGGTTCTATAGTTTCTAGAGAATGTTCTGAGAAATCAGTCGCTGATGGTATGGAAGATTCTCGAAACATTCCTGAACCACAGAAAGAGAAAATAGATGATGGGGGTGGTGTGCACCCTCCGTTACTGGGTGAGAGCATATGGACATGCAAGAAAGATATTGTCTCTATGCAGGTTGAGGCTCACGAAACTGGTGGAAATGTTTCTGCCCATGAGGAAGAAAGCGAGAAGTTGCCTCTTGATTCACATAAGATGGTCCTTGATGATGTTGAAAAAGAAGTTGGATCCAGTTGTCCTGCAGGGCCAGTTGAAGTCCAGAAAACTACTGGATCAAAACTTGATAGTTCTGTTGGGAATTATCCAG CATCACCTGTTGAAGGCAATCAAATAGTTGACTCTCGCGAGCATAACCCTCCTTCATCTGATATGGAGCACAAGGACCAGAGTAGAGAAATCGAGTCTGAAGCTATTAAAAAACCAAGTTCTTCAGCTTCAAAGGAGTCACTGGATAAAGATGAGCTTTCCCCTGCTACTGAAATTGATACGGATGTTATTGCTGCTTCTGTAGCTGGAGAAATAAAGACAAGCAATCAATCTGTTTCCCTTTTAGAGACTTCCAGTGACAACATTCCTGGTGAAGCCTCCAAGGAGTTAACTAAAATGATGGATCATCCAGCCAACACTTTAGTAGCTCAAAATGATGGTATTGATGCTGCACCTTCTAAAGAACAAATCGTAACAGAAACAGAAAGAAACATCACagaaaattcttcaaaattgtCAG TTACCAGCAGTACTGTAGAAATTGATAAATCTAACAAGGATGCTGTCCCCAGTGCTAGTTGTTCTGACCTTTCACAAATTGAAGTAAACAAGCATGCTTCTCCTAATAGCATCAACATTGAAAGTTTTGGCAAAACATTAAAAAGATCTGAGACTTCAGGAGTCAATGAGCCATGCAAAGAAGATGAGACCTTTACCTTCGACACCAGGCCTTTGGGAGGTCAATCTACCGAAGATGCTGGCAAGAGTTTGCAATCATTTCAGGGACTTCAAGCTTGTAAAATGCTG ACTGGCGAAGGATTGCCTGCAGCTTCTGTTTGCAGCCAGACAGATCCAATTGTTGTGAAGGAAACTTCTCATGTTGGTTCCTCAACTCCTGGTGTTTGCCCACCATCTGGAGGTGTTGGAGCTACCTCTGAGCGTAAATCAAGACGTGGCGGTAGTAGATCTGGAAAGGGAAGTTTAAAAAAGGGAAATCTAGTAAAAGAAACATCTCCACTGAAGCAGACTGAAAAGGGGGACAAATCATCTCTGTTTTCTAGTCCATTAAGTGCTGGTCCACTCATGACGTTTGAAACTGGCGTGAAGCCAAGAGGGCCTGTTGCAATTCCTACATCCAGCTTGCCTGATCTAAACACTTCCGCTCCCTCATCTTCGTTCTTTCAGCAGCCTTTCACAGATTTGCAACAAGTGCAACTTCGAGCCCAAATCTTTGTTTATGGATCTCTTAT ACAAGGAGCAGCACCTGATGAAGCTTGTATGGTTTCAGCCTTTGGTATGTCTG AAGATGGAGGCAGGAACGCTTGGGAGCGGTCTTGGCGTGCTTGTGTAGAAAGGCTTCATGCTCAGAAATCCCAGGGTAATAATACTGGGACTCCTGTACCCTCACGTTCTG ATGTAGGTGCTAAAGCTCCAGATCAAAATAATAGACAAGGTTTTCCTCAAAGTGACGTTCTTTCCTCAACAGCTGGTCGGCCAAGTATCAAAGCCATCCCTTCTCCAGTTAACCCTGCGATCCCTCTCTCATCGCCCTTGTGGAACATATCTACTCCATCTGGGGAGGCTCTGCCACCAGGTAGCATGGCTAGAAGTGCTGGGGTTGATTATCAGGCTGTTTCTCCTTTGAATCCTTATCAGACACCACCTATACGGAGTTACATTCCGCATTCAACTTGGCCAGCGCAAGCCCCTCCTGGTCCCTTCCCAGTGCCGTGGCTTGCCTCTTCACAAAGTTCTCCCTTTGAAATCAGTACTAGCTATCCCACATTCCCAATTACAGAACCAGTAAAACTAACAGCAGTTAAAGAATCACCCTTCCCTATTACCTCTGGCATAAAGCATGCTCCTCCTATTCCTACAACTAATACTGGAGCAACTGCTGTGGTAGCTGGGGCTTCTTCACTTGACTTGAAAAAGGTTAAAGCATCATCTGGACAGACTGGTGAGACAAAAACTAGAAAGAGGAAAAAGTCTTCTGGTTCTGAGGATGTTGTACAGGTATCATCTGCCACTGCTCCTCTATCAGATGCTGTCTCTGCTCATGCAGTACCTAGCCAGGTATCTAACAAGGTTCCTGCAGCCGAAGATCTAAGTCGGATCACTTTCATAGCTCAGAATCAAGTAGGATTAGTGCCTAGACCTGTTGTTGGTAGTTGTTATTCTACATCTGTTGCCGTCTCAACACCTTCTAGCTTTGCACCTAAAGGCCCCCCCTCCAACCAAGCTTTTCCTGTGGTAACACCATCAATTTCAAGTGGTCAATTCAGTAAAGGTGATTTAAATATGGATAAAAGGGCTTTCAATGCTGAGGGTTTTAGCAAAGTTGAGGAGGCTAAGTTGCAAGCACAGGAAGCTGCTGCTCATGCTGCTACTGCCATAAGTCACTGTGATGGTGTTTGGAGCCAATTGGAACTGCAAAAAAGTTCTGGCTTGTCAACAGATGCTGAGTCTAAATTGgtgtctgctgctgctgctataGCAGCTGCTGCGTCTGTTGCGAAGGCAGCAGCTGCAGCTGCTAAGATTGCAGCAGATGCTGCAGTGCAAGCAAAACAAATGGCAGATGAAGTATTGACCAAGTCTGGAACTTCCGCTACCACTGAGTTTGATTCTAGTTTTGTATATAATTCCATGAATTTGGTTAATGCGTCGCCTACATCCATCTTAAAGGGTGGCGAGCGAAATAATGCTCCCAGTTTAGTGATATCTGCTGCTAGAGAAGCTGCTAGGAAGAGAATTGAGGCTGCTTCAGCTGCCACCAGGCATGCCGAAAATCTTGAAGCCATTCTCAAGGCAGCTGAATTGGCTGCAGAAGCTGTTGCACATGCTGGAAAAGTTGTTGCTATGGGTGATCCTTTCTCTTTGACTGCTCTAGCGGAAGCGGGGCCAAGTAATTATTGGAAAGTGCCGCATGTAGCTGGTATCCCtaattcaaaatcaaatgacATGAGTAAAGATAAATCTATCAGTAGCAATGCTGAGGAAGTGCCTGGTGTTTATAATCAACATGAGGGACCTGATAAGGATGTACGTGTTACAAGTCATAATATGTCTCCTACTCAAAGAGGGTCATCAAAAGACGACAGTAATCGTGTCACAGTAGATGAGAACATTATACCCACTGTCAAGCATGGGGAGAAAAGTTCTAAACCTCACGATGACAGAACATTATCCGACTCGGCTAAAACTACGTCTATTGTTCCTGATCCAGATATTGAATCAAGATCAAACGTATCATCCACAAGCATGAGAGAGGGTTCTCTTGTTGAG GTTCTTAACAATCGTGGTGATTCAAAGAAGGCCTGGTTCTCAGCTAGTGTACTGAGTTTGAAGGATGGTGAAGCGCTTGTTTGTTATGATGGACTACAATCGGATGAAG GATCTGAGCCACTCAAGGAGTGGATATCGATACAAGCTAAAGATAGTGATGCTCCTAGAATACGTGTTCCCCATCCTATGACTGGTGTGCAACTTGAAGGAACAAGGAAGAGACGCCGTGCTGCTGTCAAAGACTACACTTGGTCTGTTGGAGACCAAGTTGATGTATGGGTGCAGGATTG CTGGCGTGAAGGCATTATCGCGGAAAAGAATAAGAGAGATCCAACTTCATTGAGTGTCCAATTTCCAG CTCAAGAAGAGACATTAGCGGTCAAAGTGTGGCATCTTCGACCGTCTTTAGTTTGGAGTGAAGGCGAATGGACTGAATGGTGCAGAACAGGGCAAGATGACACTCAAAAG GGCGATACACCAGCTGAGAAGCGACCAAAGCTGGGAAGCACCACTATAGAGGCAAAAGGGAAAGCTAAGTTGGCTAAAAACATTGATTTTACAGAAGTCAGGGGAAATGAAGAACCAAAATTGCCTTTGTCTGCTAATGAAAAAGTTTTTAGTATTGGCAGTACGAAGGAGGAGAATAAACTGAACATGGCTCGGACAATGAGGTCTGGTTTGGAGAAAGAAGGATCCAGAGTTGTATTTGGTGTCCCTAAACCTGGGAAGAAGAGAAAATTCATGGAAGTAAGCAAGCATTATGTTTCTGATAGGATCTCCAAGACTAATGTGCCTAATGATTCGGTGAAGTTATCCAAGTTTCTGATACCTCAAGGATCAGGGTCTCGGGGATTCAAAAGCACTTCCAAGGATAAACAAGTAGCTGATTCTAAAACAAGACCACTTAAGTCTGGGAAACCACCAAGTATTCCAAGTAGAACTTTAGAACGGAGAGATGACTCTGCTTCTACACGATCTAATGCACGTACTGCATCATCAGATCATATAGCAAAGGAGTCTACGAGCAATGATGAGAATGAATCATCTGAACAAAACATTGCTGAAGTTGAGGAAGCTGCTCAAGGAGCTATGGTATTCACTTCTCAAGCTCCATCTCAAGAAATCCGTAAGAAAGCAGTGAGGAGTACTAAATCTGAGCGTCTCAACCAAGGGAAACTTGCTCCTGCTAGCAGAAAATCAGCAAAAGAGGAAGCAACTGAAAAGTTAATATCGGAAGTCTCTGAACCCCGCCGTTCAAATCGCCGAATTCAGCCAACATCACGG CTATTGGAAGGCTTGCAAAGTTCGCTGATAATTTCGAAAATCCCATCGTCTTCACATGACAAGGGGCACAGGAGTCACACCAAAGCCACAGTCCGAGGTAAGAATTACCGGAGGCCTAGCAGATTTGACTAA